One segment of Dama dama isolate Ldn47 chromosome 15, ASM3311817v1, whole genome shotgun sequence DNA contains the following:
- the LOC133070591 gene encoding protein lin-28 homolog A-like produces MGSVSNQQFAGGCAKAPEDAADRAEEPRLLHGAGICKWFNVHTGFGFLSMTARAGVALDPPVDVFVHQSKLYIDGFRSLKEGEAVEFTFKKAGKGLESIRLPSPGGVFCIGSERQPKGKNMQKHRSKGDRCYNCEGLDHHAKECKLPPQPKKCHFCQSINHVAASCPLKAQQAPSPQGKPAYFPEEEEEIHSSAMLPEAQN; encoded by the coding sequence ATGGGCTCTGTGTCAAACCAGCAGTTTGCAGGTGGCTGCGCCAAAGCGCCGGAGGACGCGGCCGACCGGGCGGAGGAGCCGCGGCTGTTGCACGGTGCCGGCATCTGTAAGTGGTTCAACGTGCACACGGGGTTTGGCTTCCTGTCCATGACTGCCCGCGCAGGCGTCGCTCTCGACCCCCCAGTGGATGTCTTTGTGCACCAGAGTAAGCTATACATAGACGGCTTCCGGAGCCTGAAGGAGGGTGAGGCCGTGGAGTTCACCTTTAAGAAGGCCGGCAAGGGCCTGGAATCTATCCGACTCCCCAGCCCTGGTGGGGTGTTCTGTATTGGGAGTGAAAGGCAGCCCAAAGGGAAGAATATGCAGAAACACAGATCAAAGGGAGACAGGTGCTACAACTGTGAAGGTCTAGACCATCATGCCAAGGAATGCAAACTGCCACCCCAACCCAAGAAGTGCCACTTCTGCCAGAGCATCAACCATGTGGCAGCCTCATGCCCACTGAAGGCCCAGCAAGCTCCAAGCCCCCAGGGAAAGCCAGCCTACTTTccggaggaggaagaagagatccATAGCTCTGCCATGCTCCCAGAGGCCCAGAATTGA